From a single Streptomyces sp. 1331.2 genomic region:
- a CDS encoding ADP-ribosyltransferase domain-containing protein, which translates to MSAVDTPTVPQPDPNDPLALAELFTGGGEPWLPLLKPVIEAQPGAASFIGPARGPDVVPVRELTFQALKPHAPHKWKVVVFGQNPYPRPESATGIAMFDNTFHDWKDSKFGRVVSIRCIIKAAAMWKYGIPKKTPIADIRALLKEQETVQPPEWFQAMLTQGVLLLNAALTASSDGAMGPDQHTAFWRPVAERIVEEILRAKQQAAEEDRHVVFAWWGAHARNLKSVVLRLQKKYPEVEVRHIDHANPAAQGDIFCDGEHFGTVNAALASLGAEEVDWLPSAGWNAQPVEGGGAEGGVAERMGAFIASTMELHQLYLDRLASVKDEGLVLPAITGVFDTPLMGFREAVAPVAELLRGLDRHVTLSHDFGKRRVDEAAAPGLSADEIAALYLYTCESAFYREINAVLRSPDRARLVPYLPYLRLLFAAVSRLPVRTAPLWRGVSLDLRRQYPLGKTVTWWGVSSCTSELGVAQAFLGSRGKRTLFEVRPVRATGIQSFSAFTGEEEFILLPGTQLEVTDVRTERGGLCTVTLTELAEAPLVS; encoded by the coding sequence ATGAGTGCTGTCGACACCCCCACCGTCCCCCAGCCCGACCCGAACGACCCGCTCGCCCTGGCGGAGCTGTTCACCGGCGGCGGCGAGCCCTGGCTCCCGCTGCTGAAGCCGGTCATCGAGGCTCAGCCCGGCGCGGCCTCCTTCATCGGCCCCGCCCGCGGCCCGGACGTCGTCCCGGTCCGCGAGCTGACCTTCCAGGCGCTCAAGCCGCACGCGCCGCACAAGTGGAAGGTCGTGGTCTTCGGTCAGAACCCGTACCCGCGGCCCGAGAGCGCGACCGGCATCGCGATGTTCGACAACACCTTCCACGACTGGAAGGACAGCAAGTTCGGCCGGGTGGTGAGCATCCGCTGCATCATCAAGGCCGCGGCGATGTGGAAGTACGGCATCCCCAAGAAGACACCGATCGCCGACATACGGGCGCTGCTGAAGGAGCAGGAGACCGTCCAGCCACCGGAGTGGTTCCAGGCGATGCTCACCCAGGGCGTGCTGCTGCTGAACGCGGCGCTGACCGCCAGCAGCGACGGCGCGATGGGCCCGGACCAGCACACCGCGTTCTGGCGGCCCGTCGCGGAGCGGATCGTCGAGGAGATCCTGCGGGCCAAGCAGCAGGCCGCCGAGGAGGACCGCCACGTCGTCTTCGCCTGGTGGGGTGCACACGCGCGCAACCTGAAGAGCGTCGTGCTGCGGCTGCAGAAGAAGTACCCCGAGGTCGAGGTCCGGCACATCGACCACGCCAACCCGGCCGCCCAGGGGGACATCTTCTGCGACGGCGAGCACTTCGGGACGGTGAACGCCGCCCTCGCCTCGCTGGGTGCCGAGGAGGTCGACTGGCTGCCCAGCGCCGGGTGGAACGCGCAGCCGGTCGAGGGCGGCGGGGCGGAGGGCGGGGTCGCCGAGCGGATGGGCGCCTTCATCGCCTCCACGATGGAGCTGCACCAGCTCTACCTGGACCGCCTCGCGAGCGTGAAGGACGAAGGCCTCGTCCTGCCCGCCATCACCGGGGTGTTCGACACCCCGTTGATGGGCTTCCGGGAGGCCGTCGCCCCGGTCGCGGAGCTGCTGCGCGGCCTGGACCGGCACGTCACGCTGTCGCACGACTTCGGGAAGCGGCGGGTGGACGAGGCGGCCGCTCCCGGTCTGTCCGCCGACGAGATAGCCGCGCTGTACCTGTACACCTGTGAGTCCGCGTTCTACCGGGAGATCAACGCGGTGCTGCGCTCGCCCGACCGCGCCCGGCTGGTGCCCTACCTCCCGTACCTGCGGCTGCTGTTCGCGGCGGTGTCGAGGCTGCCCGTCCGCACCGCGCCGCTCTGGCGCGGGGTGTCGCTGGACCTCCGCCGGCAGTACCCGCTCGGCAAGACGGTGACGTGGTGGGGCGTCTCCTCCTGCACCTCCGAGCTCGGGGTGGCGCAGGCCTTCCTGGGCAGCCGAGGGAAGCGGACGCTCTTCGAGGTGCGACCGGTGCGGGCCACCGGCATCCAGAGCTTCTCGGCGTTCACCGGCGAGGAGGAGTTCATCCTGCTGCCGGGCACGCAGCTGGAGGTCACGGACGTCCGGACCGAGCGGGGCGGGTTGTGCACCGTGACGCTGACCGAGCTGGCGGAGGCGCCATTGGTGTCCTGA